A genome region from Magnetovibrio sp. includes the following:
- a CDS encoding Glu/Leu/Phe/Val dehydrogenase: protein MTDVFSLSDDLGPLKVIHVNVPKHNVKGILVVDNVAAGPSIGGLRMAPDVTLAECFRLARAMTMKNAAAGLQHGGGKSVIVGDPHMSHAQKEPMIRAFAKALAGEQHYIFGPDMGTDEQCMAWVKDEIGRAVGLPRAIGGIPLDELGATGYGLAVAADVAIDFCDFKLDGARVAVQGFGSVGMHAARFLMQKGARLVAAADSQGTLVDANGIDVEALIAHKKSRQSVTTFGSGEALPPAAVIGVDCDIWIPAARPDVINMSNWQDFKAKLILQGANIPITLEAERKLEERGVVIVPDFIANAGGVICAAMEYHGQTQTGAFAAIAEKISHNTREVLERAKREHGTTRDSAVRLASERVRAAMATRRFGVF from the coding sequence ATGACCGACGTATTCTCATTGTCCGACGACCTTGGCCCCCTCAAAGTCATTCACGTCAACGTTCCCAAACACAACGTCAAGGGCATCTTGGTGGTCGACAACGTCGCCGCCGGACCGTCCATCGGCGGTTTGCGCATGGCCCCGGACGTGACCTTGGCGGAATGCTTTCGTCTGGCCCGCGCCATGACCATGAAAAACGCCGCAGCGGGTCTGCAACACGGCGGCGGCAAATCCGTGATCGTCGGCGACCCGCACATGTCGCACGCCCAAAAGGAACCGATGATCCGCGCCTTCGCCAAGGCCTTGGCCGGTGAACAGCACTACATTTTCGGTCCCGACATGGGCACGGACGAACAGTGCATGGCTTGGGTCAAGGATGAAATCGGCCGCGCCGTCGGCTTGCCCCGCGCCATCGGCGGTATCCCCTTAGACGAACTGGGCGCAACCGGTTACGGCCTGGCCGTTGCCGCCGACGTGGCTATCGACTTTTGCGATTTCAAACTCGACGGTGCGCGCGTGGCCGTACAAGGCTTCGGCTCGGTCGGCATGCACGCGGCACGGTTTTTGATGCAAAAAGGCGCGCGCTTGGTCGCGGCGGCGGATTCCCAAGGCACACTTGTTGATGCCAACGGCATCGATGTCGAAGCCCTGATCGCCCACAAAAAATCCCGCCAGTCCGTTACCACGTTCGGGTCAGGCGAAGCGTTGCCCCCCGCCGCCGTGATCGGCGTGGATTGCGACATCTGGATTCCCGCCGCCCGCCCCGACGTCATCAACATGAGCAATTGGCAGGATTTCAAGGCCAAGCTGATCTTACAAGGCGCCAACATTCCCATCACCTTGGAAGCCGAACGCAAGTTGGAAGAACGCGGCGTGGTGATCGTGCCCGATTTCATCGCCAACGCCGGCGGGGTGATTTGCGCGGCGATGGAATATCACGGCCAAACCCAAACCGGGGCGTTCGCCGCCATCGCGGAAAAAATCTCGCACAACACACGTGAGGTTCTGGAACGCGCCAAACGCGAACACGGCACCACCCGCGATAGCGCCGTGCGCTTGGCATCCGAACGGGTGCGTGCCGCCATGGCGACGCGCCGCTTCGGGGTGTTTTAA
- a CDS encoding 2-oxoacid:acceptor oxidoreductase family protein, whose product MLRIRFHGRGGQGMKTASRMLGSAFFIEGFEVQDAPRYGAERRGAPIFAYVRADTAPIHERGVIPYPDLALVADDTLVGVPAAGVLQGLDAHAVLALSTTEDADTWRARLNTDAQIVILPPFSAEDPAQRPYVGALLAGAAACLVGLKANSIIQAIAQELDGHGTDVIAANQQRAHAAYEAMAAHAALTHPRAEDSTPPDTHWVTLKHEDADTSAPTIHGAATSVQIKTGLWRTLRPVVDLEHCNRCNWVCGSFCPDGAISADKDGYPVIDLDHCKGCMICVAQCPPHAIHAVPEKEPEKGAAS is encoded by the coding sequence ATGTTACGCATTCGCTTTCATGGCCGTGGTGGCCAAGGCATGAAAACCGCAAGCCGCATGCTGGGCAGTGCCTTTTTCATCGAAGGGTTCGAGGTTCAGGATGCACCGCGTTACGGTGCGGAACGCCGCGGTGCGCCGATTTTCGCCTATGTGCGCGCCGACACCGCCCCGATCCATGAGCGCGGCGTCATTCCTTACCCCGATCTCGCCCTGGTCGCCGACGACACCTTGGTCGGCGTTCCTGCTGCAGGTGTTCTGCAAGGCCTCGATGCGCATGCCGTGTTGGCGTTGAGCACGACTGAAGACGCCGATACTTGGCGCGCGCGTCTCAACACCGATGCACAAATCGTCATCTTGCCGCCGTTTTCGGCCGAAGATCCGGCCCAGCGCCCTTATGTCGGCGCACTGCTGGCGGGCGCGGCGGCCTGCCTGGTGGGCCTGAAAGCCAACAGCATCATCCAGGCCATCGCCCAAGAGCTCGACGGACATGGCACCGACGTCATCGCCGCCAACCAACAGCGCGCCCATGCCGCCTATGAGGCCATGGCCGCGCATGCCGCCCTGACCCACCCCCGCGCCGAGGACAGCACACCGCCCGACACCCATTGGGTGACACTGAAGCACGAAGACGCGGATACCTCCGCCCCGACCATTCACGGCGCGGCGACGTCGGTGCAGATCAAAACCGGGCTGTGGCGCACCTTGCGCCCGGTGGTCGATCTTGAACACTGCAACCGCTGCAATTGGGTGTGCGGATCGTTTTGTCCCGACGGCGCGATCAGCGCAGACAAAGACGGCTATCCGGTGATCGATCTGGATCACTGCAAAGGCTGTATGATCTGCGTCGCCCAATGCCCGCCGCACGCCATTCATGCGGTACCCGAAAAAGAACCTGAAAAAGGAGCTGCGTCATGA
- a CDS encoding transketolase C-terminal domain-containing protein: protein MTRLLLTGNAAAAWGARLAGAEYFPVFPITPQTEIIETLGRWIDRGEMGGRMVTLDSEHSMITAAGAGAAAGVRTFTATSSQGLLYGMEMLYTVAGWRVPLVMVNVSRGLSAPITLEPDHNDILAARDSGCMILHAATCQETVDAILLATRIAEDPRVRLPVIVNLDGFYLSFTREPVTLPDATLVSRFLPDLDPEDYAFRADKPVSEAVAVLGGGPYSYFRYETHLASLAGGTAFDEATQDYAEIFGREYGALQTHKSDDAEVVFVQMGSFATKAQDAVDRLRDQGIKAGLVRPFLIRPWPGEALRHALKNKKAVVVVDQNISMGMGGVLHGEVASALYGHAQMPPVLMSAIGGLGGRDIVYGEYAALANEALQAVERGETPPPRLLYTETELREIRKLQAIAAVEHIEHEEDAS, encoded by the coding sequence ATGACCCGTCTTTTGCTCACCGGCAATGCGGCGGCGGCATGGGGCGCACGCCTGGCGGGGGCCGAATACTTCCCCGTGTTCCCCATCACCCCGCAGACCGAAATCATCGAAACGCTGGGCCGTTGGATCGACCGCGGCGAAATGGGCGGACGCATGGTGACGCTGGATAGCGAGCATTCGATGATCACCGCCGCCGGCGCTGGCGCGGCGGCGGGCGTGCGGACCTTCACCGCAACGTCGAGCCAAGGGCTGCTCTATGGCATGGAGATGCTCTACACCGTCGCCGGATGGCGGGTGCCGCTGGTGATGGTCAACGTGTCGCGCGGACTGAGCGCCCCAATCACGTTGGAACCCGACCACAACGACATCCTCGCCGCGCGAGACAGCGGCTGTATGATCTTGCACGCCGCGACCTGCCAGGAAACCGTCGATGCGATCTTGCTGGCGACGCGCATCGCCGAAGACCCGCGCGTGCGTCTGCCGGTGATCGTCAACTTGGACGGCTTTTATCTGTCGTTCACCCGCGAACCCGTGACCTTGCCCGACGCGACGCTGGTCAGTCGCTTTCTGCCCGACCTGGACCCGGAGGATTATGCCTTTCGCGCCGACAAACCGGTCAGCGAAGCGGTGGCGGTTCTGGGCGGCGGTCCGTATTCGTACTTCCGCTATGAAACGCATTTGGCGTCGTTGGCGGGCGGCACCGCATTCGATGAAGCCACCCAAGATTACGCCGAGATATTCGGCCGCGAATACGGCGCGCTGCAAACCCACAAATCCGACGATGCCGAGGTGGTGTTCGTGCAAATGGGTTCGTTCGCCACCAAGGCCCAAGATGCCGTCGACCGCCTGCGCGACCAAGGCATCAAGGCCGGATTGGTGCGCCCGTTCCTGATCCGTCCGTGGCCGGGCGAAGCGTTGCGCCATGCCTTGAAGAACAAAAAGGCCGTGGTGGTGGTGGACCAAAACATCTCGATGGGCATGGGCGGGGTACTGCACGGCGAAGTCGCCAGCGCACTTTATGGTCACGCGCAAATGCCGCCGGTGTTGATGAGCGCTATCGGTGGCCTAGGCGGGCGCGACATCGTGTATGGCGAATACGCGGCTTTGGCCAACGAGGCTTTGCAGGCGGTCGAGCGTGGCGAAACCCCGCCGCCGAGATTGCTTTACACCGAGACCGAACTGCGCGAAATCCGCAAGCTGCAAGCAATCGCCGCCGTCGAGCATATCGAGCATGAGGAGGATGCGTCATGA
- a CDS encoding thiamine pyrophosphate-dependent enzyme: MSTISRFARMKDLPSAHLLGAGTAMCAGCGGLEAVKEVYDVLGKKTVFVNAAGCMTLTAVYPFTPFQGSWLYTAMASAPAGAQGVRDALDILKAKGRISDDDDLDVVVLTGDGSAYGMGLSATSGAIERGLDFLYLCYDNEGYGNTGQQTSGATPLGARTSTNTLGFTGDKKDLFSIWAAHDPAYVATVIAAEPLDLARKIEKAASMKGPRLILALSPCPTGWDYDPKDTVEIGKLAVKTGIWPLKEYVDGRVTHTRIPHPRVPVEEYLKLQGRFKHLFTPKRDNFTIADIQARVDAYWAEVENDKG; the protein is encoded by the coding sequence ATGAGCACCATCAGTCGCTTCGCCCGCATGAAAGACCTGCCTTCCGCCCATCTGCTTGGCGCGGGCACCGCCATGTGCGCGGGCTGCGGTGGGCTGGAAGCGGTCAAGGAAGTCTACGACGTGTTGGGCAAAAAGACCGTGTTCGTCAATGCGGCGGGCTGCATGACGCTCACCGCCGTCTATCCGTTCACGCCGTTTCAAGGCTCGTGGCTGTACACCGCCATGGCCTCGGCCCCAGCGGGCGCGCAGGGCGTGCGCGATGCGCTCGACATCCTCAAAGCCAAGGGCCGCATTTCCGACGACGACGACCTCGACGTGGTGGTGTTGACCGGCGACGGCTCGGCCTACGGCATGGGCTTGTCCGCGACCTCGGGCGCGATCGAACGCGGATTGGATTTCTTGTATCTGTGTTACGACAACGAAGGGTACGGCAACACCGGCCAGCAGACCTCCGGCGCGACACCGTTGGGCGCACGCACCTCGACCAACACGCTTGGTTTCACCGGCGACAAGAAAGACCTGTTTTCCATCTGGGCGGCGCACGACCCGGCCTACGTCGCCACCGTAATCGCGGCCGAGCCCTTGGATCTTGCGCGCAAAATCGAAAAGGCCGCCTCCATGAAAGGCCCACGCCTGATCCTCGCCCTGTCACCGTGCCCCACCGGGTGGGATTACGACCCCAAGGACACGGTGGAAATCGGCAAACTGGCGGTGAAAACCGGCATCTGGCCGTTGAAGGAATATGTCGATGGCCGCGTAACGCACACCCGCATTCCGCACCCGCGCGTGCCGGTGGAAGAATATCTCAAGCTGCAAGGCCGCTTCAAACACCTGTTCACGCCGAAACGCGACAACTTCACCATCGCCGACATTCAAGCGCGTGTGGACGCCTATTGGGCCGAGGTGGAGAATGACAAAGGCTGA
- a CDS encoding AMP-binding protein: MTKADAPYLNKRRLSYHHRGGDEPLLWATIPDHLRAIAERFPDHDAIVSCHQNKRLSYRDVRTQSDAVAKGLLALGFAKGERIGVWATDQVEWLLLQLATARIGVVLVNINPAYRPRELEYALQKSQVQGLFVMPRFKSSDYLAMLKELDLPGPRCPDLRRIFVFDPQGESEDWRAILDTGKAVTDAQLDAVSQTLDPDDAINIQYTSGTTGFPKAVVLSHFNILNNALFSAHAMRFTERDRLCVPVPFYHCFGMVLANLLCMSVGAAIVVPSEHFDALAVLQSIEVEKCTALHGVPTMFIAELEHPEFSAFDLSTLRTGIMAGAPCPEALMKRVMRDMHLTEILIGYGQTEASPLTHLTNAGDSIELRTQTVGRNLPHQEVKIINPDSGATLPTDEVGEVCFRGYHIMQGYYGDADATAKAIDPAGWLHSGDLGTMDANGYVRITGRIKDMIIRGGENIYPAEIEAWLYEHPAIAQAAVFGVPDARMGEEIMAWIELHAGQSLSEDDVKAYCREGLAHFKVPHYVEFVDEFPMTVTGKLQKFRMREIAAAKLAAAHAV; the protein is encoded by the coding sequence ATGACAAAGGCTGACGCCCCATATCTCAACAAACGCCGTCTCAGCTATCATCATCGCGGCGGCGACGAGCCGTTGTTGTGGGCGACCATCCCCGACCACCTGCGTGCCATCGCCGAACGCTTTCCGGACCACGATGCCATCGTGTCGTGCCACCAAAACAAGCGCCTGAGTTATCGCGACGTGAGGACGCAAAGCGATGCCGTGGCGAAAGGTTTGCTGGCGTTGGGCTTTGCAAAAGGCGAACGCATCGGCGTGTGGGCGACCGATCAGGTCGAATGGCTTTTGCTGCAACTGGCCACCGCGCGCATCGGCGTGGTGCTGGTCAACATCAACCCCGCCTACCGCCCGCGCGAACTGGAATACGCACTGCAAAAATCCCAGGTGCAAGGCTTGTTCGTCATGCCCCGGTTCAAGAGCAGCGACTATCTCGCCATGCTCAAGGAACTGGATCTTCCAGGACCGCGGTGTCCCGACTTGCGGCGCATTTTCGTGTTCGATCCGCAAGGCGAGTCTGAGGATTGGCGCGCCATACTCGACACCGGAAAAGCGGTCACGGACGCGCAACTCGATGCCGTGAGCCAAACGCTCGATCCCGACGACGCCATCAACATTCAATACACGTCCGGCACCACCGGCTTTCCCAAGGCGGTGGTGTTGTCGCATTTCAACATCTTGAACAACGCGCTGTTTTCCGCCCACGCCATGCGCTTCACCGAACGCGATCGCTTGTGCGTGCCGGTGCCGTTTTATCATTGCTTCGGCATGGTGCTGGCCAACCTGTTGTGCATGAGCGTCGGCGCGGCCATCGTCGTTCCTTCCGAGCATTTCGACGCGCTGGCGGTGTTGCAATCCATAGAAGTCGAAAAGTGCACCGCGCTACACGGGGTGCCGACCATGTTCATCGCCGAACTTGAACACCCGGAGTTCTCGGCGTTCGATCTGAGCACACTGCGCACCGGCATCATGGCTGGCGCACCGTGTCCCGAAGCGTTGATGAAACGGGTCATGCGCGACATGCACTTGACCGAAATCCTCATCGGTTACGGCCAGACCGAGGCCTCGCCGCTCACCCACCTGACCAACGCGGGCGACAGCATCGAACTGCGCACGCAAACCGTGGGCCGCAACCTGCCGCACCAAGAGGTCAAGATCATCAATCCCGACAGCGGCGCGACGCTACCCACCGATGAGGTCGGCGAGGTGTGCTTTCGCGGCTACCACATCATGCAAGGCTACTATGGCGACGCGGATGCCACCGCCAAGGCCATCGACCCTGCCGGGTGGCTGCATTCCGGAGATCTCGGCACCATGGACGCAAACGGTTACGTGCGCATCACCGGACGCATCAAGGACATGATCATCCGCGGCGGCGAAAACATCTATCCCGCTGAAATCGAAGCGTGGCTGTACGAGCATCCCGCCATCGCCCAGGCTGCCGTGTTCGGCGTACCCGACGCGCGCATGGGCGAGGAAATCATGGCATGGATCGAACTACACGCCGGTCAGTCCTTGTCAGAAGACGATGTCAAGGCGTACTGCCGCGAAGGTTTGGCGCACTTCAAAGTTCCCCATTATGTCGAGTTCGTCGATGAATTTCCGATGACCGTCACCGGCAAATTGCAGAAGTTTCGCATGCGCGAAATCGCCGCCGCGAAATTGGCGGCTGCACACGCTGTTTGA
- a CDS encoding ABC transporter ATP-binding protein, with amino-acid sequence MRNLKRLSIGPIDLDVAGGEIIALTGPSGAGKSLLLRAIADLDPNEGQLSLSGEDRNAISAPAWRKQVMYVPAHTGWWADTVEPHFADLSRAHVKNTLQRLGLESTALNWQVANLSTGERQRLALARAMAHEPKILLLDEPTSGLDSENAARAEKLISEIAKSGTGIVFVTHDVAQAERLGTRRLYFYNGGLHEAAP; translated from the coding sequence GTGCGCAATCTCAAACGTCTGTCCATCGGCCCCATCGACCTCGATGTCGCGGGCGGCGAGATCATTGCTTTGACCGGACCGAGCGGCGCGGGTAAATCCTTGCTGCTGCGCGCCATCGCAGATCTCGACCCCAACGAAGGCCAATTGAGCCTGTCGGGTGAAGACCGCAATGCCATATCCGCACCCGCATGGCGCAAGCAAGTTATGTACGTACCCGCCCATACCGGTTGGTGGGCGGATACGGTGGAACCGCATTTCGCCGATCTGTCGCGCGCGCACGTCAAAAACACTCTTCAACGTCTCGGCTTGGAAAGCACCGCGCTGAATTGGCAGGTCGCCAACCTGTCGACCGGCGAACGCCAACGTCTGGCATTGGCGCGGGCCATGGCCCATGAACCCAAAATTTTGCTTTTGGATGAGCCGACCTCGGGCCTGGACTCTGAAAACGCCGCGCGCGCCGAAAAGCTCATTTCCGAGATCGCCAAAAGCGGCACAGGCATTGTGTTTGTCACCCATGATGTCGCACAAGCCGAACGGCTGGGTACGCGGCGGCTTTATTTTTACAACGGCGGACTGCATGAGGCCGCGCCATGA
- a CDS encoding ABC transporter permease: protein MTGVYVQLSYIDLVIASVLLLLAGGLSVALNLGLEKSLGVAAVRTTVQLTLIGLVLKILFQLVSPWWTGLAALTMILLAGREATARQTLRLQGGWSYSIATTALITAGGIVTILALTTAIRPEPWYDPRFALPLLGMMLGNTLTGISVGMERLSATLKRERDAIEARLVLGHTRRDAVRPYVREAMRAGLMPIINAMSAAGLISLPGMMTGQILAGVDPTEAVKYQILIMFLLAGTTSIGALIAVLATSWRLGDERDRLRLDRLRVH, encoded by the coding sequence ATGACCGGGGTTTACGTTCAGCTCAGTTATATCGACCTGGTCATCGCATCGGTGCTGTTGTTGCTGGCCGGTGGACTTTCGGTGGCGCTCAACCTCGGCCTTGAAAAATCCCTAGGCGTCGCTGCCGTACGCACCACCGTACAATTGACCCTGATCGGGTTGGTGCTGAAAATTCTGTTCCAACTGGTCTCGCCGTGGTGGACCGGCCTGGCGGCGCTGACCATGATCTTGTTGGCGGGGCGCGAGGCCACCGCCCGCCAGACCCTGCGCCTGCAAGGCGGATGGAGCTATTCCATCGCCACCACCGCGCTGATCACGGCGGGCGGCATCGTCACCATCTTGGCGCTGACCACCGCAATACGACCAGAACCGTGGTACGACCCACGTTTTGCCTTGCCGCTTTTGGGCATGATGCTGGGCAATACCCTGACCGGCATTTCGGTGGGCATGGAACGCCTCAGCGCGACGCTCAAGCGCGAACGCGACGCCATCGAGGCACGCTTGGTTTTGGGTCACACCCGCCGCGACGCGGTGCGACCTTATGTCCGCGAGGCCATGCGCGCCGGTCTGATGCCGATCATCAACGCCATGTCGGCGGCCGGATTGATTTCCCTGCCCGGCATGATGACCGGGCAAATTCTTGCCGGTGTCGATCCCACCGAAGCCGTGAAATATCAAATTCTCATCATGTTCTTGCTGGCGGGCACCACATCCATTGGTGCCCTGATCGCGGTGCTGGCGACGTCTTGGCGCTTAGGCGACGAACGTGATCGCCTGCGCCTGGATCGATTGCGTGTGCATTGA
- a CDS encoding hemerythrin domain-containing protein translates to MNISLLDTFITGHPVVDAEHRKIVDSINGVSQAVSAGEYERCSTLLDEFLQICIDHFDSEESLLSELGYPGLADHTAFHRELILKAKSVKVLCMDRTRPDSIQRCFDEMATLLIEDVVKGDLQFVSFLVEKGVVDQRTSVHTPS, encoded by the coding sequence ATGAACATTTCGCTGCTCGACACATTCATCACGGGCCATCCGGTGGTTGATGCTGAACACCGTAAAATCGTCGATTCGATCAACGGTGTTTCTCAGGCTGTAAGTGCTGGCGAGTATGAACGATGCTCAACGCTTCTGGACGAATTTCTCCAAATCTGCATCGATCATTTTGATTCAGAAGAAAGTCTGTTGAGCGAACTTGGATATCCAGGCCTCGCCGACCATACGGCCTTTCACCGTGAACTGATTCTCAAAGCCAAGTCCGTGAAGGTCCTGTGCATGGACAGAACCCGCCCCGACAGCATCCAGCGCTGCTTCGATGAAATGGCGACGCTGCTGATCGAAGACGTGGTCAAGGGCGACCTGCAATTCGTATCGTTTCTGGTCGAAAAAGGCGTCGTAGACCAACGCACCAGCGTTCATACGCCGAGCTAA
- a CDS encoding FAD-dependent oxidoreductase, with translation MARVLILGGGFSGVFTAKNLAKSAPAGTEVVLVSETNYFTFQPLLPEVAAGALSASDSVTQLRQLLKGQNVKVVQAEVLNVDFSAKTVTVTQGSKRRIKDMRYDQLVIAMGQVVRLDRVPGLAEHSFPVKTTAHAHRLRNHVINCLEYADGLEDTEVRKRLLTFVVIGAGFSGVETIGEVKDMIDRSLKFYPNIAKDEVRMVLVEFAGRILGELPESLAKYAEKRLQKQGIEIWLNTGVKAASFFNVEMNDGRVIDTSTIVATIGNGASPLIEAMPVDKERGKIKTDAFMRVAGVDGVWAVGDVALIPMKDKKGNDTFAPPTAQFAVREGAQLARNIAASLKGQGLKAFHYVPRGSMASIGNYRAVADAMGVRLSGVLAWLMWRVFYLGMLPGMVTKIRVVIDWVMDLFAPRNLGQISELKTGSAKFMRFTKGQTVFEPGMTANGFYTIVEGSFSICIESAQGGETFKRVLKKGDHFGERVLFRPDKRMHTGRVEALEDSVVLRLEKQDFWNLAHSMPMLENYFRDYIKEKFPKDLQPEGIEPPGEQK, from the coding sequence ATGGCAAGGGTATTGATTCTCGGTGGTGGGTTTTCTGGCGTTTTCACGGCCAAGAATCTTGCGAAGTCGGCGCCGGCAGGTACCGAAGTGGTGCTGGTCAGCGAAACCAATTATTTCACCTTTCAGCCATTGTTGCCCGAAGTCGCCGCCGGCGCTTTGAGCGCATCCGATTCCGTGACCCAGCTTCGCCAGTTGCTCAAGGGCCAGAACGTTAAAGTCGTGCAAGCCGAGGTCCTGAACGTCGACTTTAGTGCAAAGACCGTGACGGTGACCCAGGGCTCGAAACGTCGCATCAAGGATATGCGCTACGATCAGTTGGTCATCGCCATGGGCCAGGTGGTGCGTTTGGACCGGGTGCCGGGTTTGGCGGAACACTCGTTTCCGGTCAAGACCACGGCCCACGCCCATCGTCTGCGCAATCACGTCATCAACTGCTTGGAATATGCCGATGGTTTGGAAGACACTGAGGTGCGCAAGCGCTTACTGACCTTCGTCGTCATTGGCGCAGGTTTTTCCGGGGTGGAAACCATCGGCGAGGTCAAGGATATGATCGACCGATCGCTCAAGTTCTACCCCAACATCGCCAAAGACGAGGTGCGCATGGTGCTGGTGGAGTTCGCCGGACGCATCCTGGGCGAACTGCCGGAAAGTTTGGCAAAATACGCCGAAAAGCGCCTGCAAAAGCAAGGTATCGAAATTTGGCTGAACACCGGGGTCAAGGCCGCCAGTTTCTTTAACGTGGAAATGAACGATGGCCGGGTGATCGACACCTCGACCATTGTCGCAACCATCGGCAATGGCGCATCGCCGCTGATCGAGGCCATGCCTGTCGACAAAGAGCGCGGCAAAATCAAAACCGATGCGTTCATGCGCGTGGCGGGCGTCGACGGCGTATGGGCCGTCGGCGACGTGGCGTTGATTCCGATGAAGGACAAAAAAGGCAACGATACGTTCGCCCCGCCGACCGCACAATTCGCGGTGCGTGAGGGGGCGCAGTTGGCGCGCAACATCGCGGCGTCACTCAAAGGCCAGGGCCTCAAGGCCTTTCACTACGTGCCGCGCGGCTCGATGGCGTCGATCGGCAACTACCGCGCCGTCGCCGACGCCATGGGGGTGCGCTTGTCGGGGGTTCTGGCGTGGCTGATGTGGCGGGTGTTTTATCTGGGCATGCTGCCCGGCATGGTGACCAAAATCCGCGTGGTGATCGATTGGGTGATGGACTTGTTCGCGCCGCGCAATTTGGGTCAGATTTCGGAGCTTAAGACCGGTTCGGCAAAGTTTATGCGCTTTACCAAAGGACAGACGGTGTTCGAACCGGGCATGACGGCCAACGGTTTTTACACCATCGTCGAGGGTTCGTTCAGTATCTGCATCGAATCCGCCCAGGGTGGTGAAACCTTTAAGCGGGTGCTGAAAAAAGGCGACCACTTCGGCGAGCGGGTGTTGTTTCGCCCAGACAAACGCATGCACACGGGCCGTGTCGAGGCGTTGGAGGATTCTGTGGTGTTGCGTCTGGAAAAGCAGGATTTCTGGAATCTCGCCCATTCGATGCCGATGCTGGAAAACTATTTCCGCGATTACATCAAAGAGAAATTCCCCAAAGATCTCCAACCCGAAGGGATCGAGCCGCCGGGTGAGCAAAAGTAG
- a CDS encoding TIGR00645 family protein, which translates to MERNLERLIFASRWIMAPFYLGLVVSLAMLLVKFTQELFHVAPAVFSMSESTVILAILTLIDLSLAGNLLLMVIFAGYENFVSKIDTGGHEDRPDWMGKVDFSGLKLKLIASIVAISGIQLLRSFMDVQNTSDRDLQWMLIIHITFVVSGVLLALMDKLVASAHEQGH; encoded by the coding sequence ATCGAACGCAATCTCGAACGCCTGATTTTTGCCAGTCGCTGGATCATGGCGCCGTTTTATTTGGGCTTGGTGGTGTCGTTGGCGATGTTGCTGGTGAAGTTTACCCAGGAACTTTTTCACGTCGCGCCCGCGGTGTTCTCCATGAGCGAGTCCACCGTGATTTTGGCGATCCTGACGCTGATCGACTTGTCGTTGGCGGGTAACTTGTTGTTGATGGTGATTTTCGCGGGCTATGAAAACTTCGTGTCGAAAATCGACACTGGCGGTCACGAGGATCGGCCCGACTGGATGGGCAAGGTCGATTTCAGCGGTTTGAAGCTGAAACTGATCGCGTCCATCGTTGCCATTTCCGGCATCCAATTGCTGCGTTCGTTCATGGACGTGCAAAACACCTCGGATCGTGATTTGCAGTGGATGCTGATTATTCACATCACTTTCGTGGTGTCGGGCGTACTGCTGGCGCTGATGGATAAACTGGTCGCCAGCGCCCACGAACAGGGGCACTAA